A genomic stretch from Flavobacterium humidisoli includes:
- a CDS encoding peptidase domain-containing ABC transporter, with product MKKFPHYKQADYKDCGPTCLKIIAKHYGKTIKIQELRDASETTREGSNLLFLSDAAEKTGFRTLGVKLSLERLEEVPLPCVLHWNQNHYVVLYKIKKGTYYISDPAFGLIQYNKEDFLKFWIGNNADDQTKEGVALLLEPTPVFFQSEFDRQEGGEIGFGLLSHYILRYKSFLIQLSIGLLASSLLQLIFPFLTQSIVDVGIQNQNLNFIYLVLFAQLFLFAGRTGLDLIRSWILLHLSTRINISLISDFFIKLMNLPISFFDVRMTGDIMQRINDHRRIEKILTTSSLNVLFSVINMFIMGAVLAYYNLQIFLVFFAGSVFYFGWILLFLKRREALDYKRFAEISNEQSKVIELINGMQEIKLHNAEKQKRWGWEYVQARLFRVSIKGLVLEQTQTIGSSIINELKNIFIVFLSAKLVIDGSITLGMMLAISSIVGSLNGPITQLIEFVRELQDAKISLARLSEIHQKEDEVQQEANQTSEVPQNVDIEIKNLSFRYLGSDIPVLDNLSLLIPSNKVTAIVGVSGSGKTTLMKLLLKFYEPEKGEVLIGNAQLKNISQHAWRSNIGAVMQEGFIFSDTIANNIAIGVDKIDKERLLYAADVANIKQYISELPLNFNTKIGSEGLGMSTGQKQRLLIARAVYKNPEILFFDEATSALDANNEKEIMKKLDIFFKDKTVVVIAHRLSTVMNADQIVVLDKGKIIEIGSHSALVEQKGNYFELVKNQLQLGN from the coding sequence TTGAAAAAATTTCCCCATTATAAACAGGCAGATTACAAAGATTGTGGCCCAACTTGTTTAAAAATAATTGCAAAACATTACGGAAAAACAATCAAAATTCAGGAATTGCGTGATGCAAGCGAGACAACTCGTGAAGGAAGTAATTTACTTTTTTTAAGCGATGCTGCCGAAAAGACTGGTTTTAGAACTTTAGGGGTAAAGCTAAGTCTGGAGAGATTAGAAGAGGTGCCCTTGCCTTGTGTTCTGCATTGGAACCAAAACCATTATGTAGTACTTTATAAAATCAAAAAAGGGACATATTATATTTCTGATCCAGCTTTTGGACTAATTCAATATAATAAAGAAGACTTTTTAAAATTCTGGATTGGCAACAATGCTGATGATCAAACAAAAGAAGGTGTAGCGCTGCTACTGGAACCAACACCAGTTTTCTTTCAGTCTGAATTTGATAGACAAGAAGGTGGAGAAATAGGTTTTGGATTATTATCGCATTATATTCTTCGCTATAAATCATTTTTAATACAGTTAAGTATCGGGTTATTGGCAAGCAGTTTACTGCAGCTTATTTTCCCTTTTTTGACTCAAAGTATTGTTGATGTCGGAATCCAAAATCAGAATCTTAATTTTATTTATTTGGTTCTTTTTGCCCAGCTTTTTCTTTTTGCTGGAAGAACAGGTTTGGACCTCATTAGGAGCTGGATTCTACTGCATTTATCAACCCGAATCAATATTTCCCTTATTTCAGATTTCTTTATCAAATTAATGAATCTGCCTATTTCCTTCTTCGATGTCCGAATGACGGGAGATATCATGCAGCGAATAAATGATCATCGCCGTATTGAAAAAATTCTTACCACATCATCGCTCAATGTTCTATTTTCTGTAATTAATATGTTTATAATGGGAGCTGTTTTAGCCTATTATAATCTGCAGATTTTTTTAGTGTTTTTTGCTGGAAGTGTGTTTTACTTTGGTTGGATACTTCTATTCTTAAAAAGAAGGGAAGCATTAGATTATAAACGATTTGCAGAAATTTCGAATGAGCAGAGTAAAGTAATAGAGCTGATAAACGGAATGCAGGAAATTAAGCTTCATAATGCCGAAAAGCAAAAACGATGGGGCTGGGAATATGTTCAGGCAAGGCTTTTCAGGGTTTCTATAAAAGGATTAGTTTTGGAGCAGACCCAAACAATAGGTTCTTCAATTATTAATGAATTAAAGAATATTTTTATCGTATTTCTTTCGGCAAAATTGGTAATTGATGGTTCTATAACTCTAGGTATGATGCTGGCAATCAGCTCGATTGTAGGGAGTTTAAACGGGCCAATAACGCAGCTTATTGAATTTGTTAGGGAGCTTCAGGATGCTAAAATATCTTTAGCCAGATTGTCCGAAATCCATCAAAAAGAAGATGAAGTCCAGCAGGAAGCCAACCAAACAAGTGAAGTTCCGCAAAATGTCGATATAGAAATTAAAAACCTTTCTTTTCGATATTTAGGTTCAGATATTCCTGTTTTAGACAATTTAAGCCTTTTAATTCCCAGCAATAAAGTAACAGCAATAGTTGGTGTTAGCGGAAGCGGTAAAACGACTTTAATGAAGCTGCTGCTCAAGTTCTACGAACCTGAAAAAGGAGAAGTGCTTATTGGAAACGCGCAGCTTAAAAATATTTCGCAACATGCATGGAGATCTAATATTGGAGCCGTAATGCAAGAAGGTTTTATTTTTAGCGATACCATTGCTAATAATATTGCTATTGGGGTTGATAAAATAGATAAAGAAAGACTGCTTTATGCTGCAGATGTGGCAAATATTAAACAATATATCAGTGAGCTGCCTCTAAATTTTAATACCAAGATAGGTTCTGAAGGATTGGGAATGAGTACAGGACAGAAACAGCGTCTGCTTATTGCAAGGGCGGTTTATAAAAATCCTGAAATTTTATTTTTTGATGAGGCCACTTCGGCTTTAGATGCCAATAATGAAAAAGAAATCATGAAAAAACTCGATATCTTTTTCAAAGATAAAACGGTTGTGGTAATCGCGCATCGATTGAGTACTGTTATGAATGCTGATCAGATTGTGGTTTTAGATAAAGGAAAAATCATAGAGATAGGAAGCCATTCGGCATTGGTGGAACAAAAAGGTAATTATTTTGAGTTGGTTAAAAACCAGCTGCAATTAGGAAATTAA
- a CDS encoding HlyD family secretion protein yields MNKDTFELRSEEVQDILTKVPHWMIRWGTVLIFTIIVLLFFVSWFVKYPDVVKTEIVITTNIPPEKIVSKSSGRIEAILVKNKMLVAKNSTLAIIENTANYKDIFRLKDIVDKYDINNSQKEFPFELLKNTQFGEVESAYAAFQKDYQAQELNKDLHPFQIESRAQQSEKIQITERLEILQQQKILNERELELQKNEVARFETLFNKGIISAQEMEVKKLNFLQAQKNYRSLLSSISQLRSSLIDNTKSSQNLQINSTKEEVNLGRSVSQSFYQLKKVIRDWELAYALKSSISGKVTFLQVWNENQTINVGDNVFSIIPDAKNSFIGKVKAPALNSGKIKVGQRVNIRLANFPDREFGVLKGEIKNISLVPDKDGNLLIDVALPKGLKTSYNKQIAFQQEMKGNAEIVTEDLRLIERILYQFKSIFEQV; encoded by the coding sequence ATGAACAAAGATACATTTGAATTAAGAAGCGAAGAGGTTCAGGATATCCTGACCAAAGTGCCACATTGGATGATACGATGGGGAACTGTTTTAATATTTACCATAATTGTTTTACTATTTTTTGTTTCTTGGTTCGTCAAATATCCAGATGTTGTAAAAACAGAAATTGTAATTACAACCAATATTCCGCCAGAGAAGATAGTTTCAAAATCTTCTGGACGCATTGAGGCTATTTTGGTTAAAAATAAAATGCTGGTTGCTAAAAACAGCACATTGGCTATTATTGAAAATACAGCCAATTACAAGGATATTTTTCGATTAAAGGATATTGTTGACAAATACGATATCAACAACTCCCAAAAAGAATTTCCTTTTGAGCTATTGAAAAATACGCAATTCGGTGAAGTAGAAAGCGCGTATGCTGCATTCCAAAAAGATTATCAGGCACAGGAGCTAAATAAAGACCTGCATCCATTTCAGATCGAAAGCAGGGCACAACAGTCCGAAAAAATCCAAATAACAGAAAGGTTGGAAATCCTGCAGCAGCAGAAAATACTTAACGAACGCGAATTGGAGCTTCAGAAAAATGAAGTAGCCCGTTTTGAAACGCTGTTCAATAAAGGAATTATTTCTGCTCAGGAAATGGAAGTTAAAAAATTGAATTTCCTTCAGGCGCAAAAGAACTATCGAAGCCTGCTGTCCTCGATTTCTCAATTGAGGTCTTCTTTGATTGACAACACAAAATCGAGCCAGAATTTGCAAATAAACAGCACTAAAGAAGAGGTTAATCTCGGCCGTAGTGTTTCGCAGTCCTTTTATCAATTGAAAAAAGTGATAAGAGATTGGGAGTTGGCGTATGCTTTAAAATCGTCAATTAGCGGAAAGGTCACGTTTTTGCAGGTTTGGAACGAAAATCAGACCATAAATGTTGGAGATAACGTATTTTCTATTATTCCAGATGCAAAAAACAGTTTCATAGGAAAAGTAAAAGCTCCAGCTTTAAATTCAGGAAAAATAAAAGTGGGGCAAAGGGTTAATATTCGTTTAGCAAATTTTCCTGATAGAGAATTTGGGGTTCTAAAAGGCGAAATCAAAAATATTTCGCTAGTGCCCGATAAAGACGGAAATCTGCTTATAGATGTTGCGCTTCCTAAAGGTTTGAAAACATCATACAATAAACAAATCGCTTTTCAGCAGGAAATGAAAGGAAATGCAGAGATTGTAACCGAAGATCTACGTTTAATTGAGAGAATACTGTATCAGTTTAAAAGCATTTTTGAACAAGTTTAA
- a CDS encoding S41 family peptidase has product MSLQTVPNCVVIGSQTGGADGANYRFQIIKGFGSSFTCFGVFYPNRKETQRIGIVPDVEVKPTILGIQQGRDEVLERAVLFAKKGK; this is encoded by the coding sequence ATGAGTTTACAAACGGTCCCTAATTGTGTAGTTATCGGAAGTCAGACTGGTGGAGCTGATGGTGCAAATTACAGATTTCAAATCATTAAAGGATTTGGCTCATCATTTACTTGTTTTGGTGTCTTTTATCCAAATAGAAAAGAAACACAGCGTATAGGTATTGTGCCTGATGTTGAAGTGAAACCAACTATTTTAGGAATTCAGCAAGGGAGAGATGAAGTTTTGGAAAGAGCGGTTCTTTTTGCTAAAAAAGGTAAATAG
- a CDS encoding tRNA1(Val) (adenine(37)-N6)-methyltransferase has protein sequence MFSFKQFSVKQDKTAMKVGTDGVLLGAWVPIHHNPFSVLDVGAGTGIIALMLAQRSHAEQIDALEIDEEAYEQAVENFESSPWSDRLFCFHAGLDEFIEEPEDEYDLIVSNPPFYAEDYKTDNEKRDLARFQDAMPFEEIVEAADLLLSENGVLAVILPFKEEEKFIALAKEAELYPFKITRVKGTPKSEIKRSLLAFSRNEASEIEINELVIEIDRHVYTPEYIELTKDFYLKM, from the coding sequence ATGTTTTCATTTAAGCAATTTTCTGTTAAACAAGATAAAACCGCTATGAAAGTTGGCACTGATGGTGTTTTACTTGGTGCTTGGGTTCCTATTCATCATAATCCGTTTAGTGTTTTAGATGTTGGCGCCGGAACAGGAATTATTGCTTTAATGCTAGCACAGAGAAGTCATGCTGAACAAATTGATGCTCTTGAAATTGATGAAGAGGCGTACGAGCAAGCTGTAGAAAATTTTGAAAGTTCTCCTTGGAGTGATAGATTATTCTGTTTTCACGCTGGTTTAGATGAATTTATTGAAGAACCGGAAGACGAATATGATTTAATCGTTTCGAATCCGCCTTTTTATGCAGAGGATTACAAAACAGATAATGAAAAGCGTGATTTAGCACGTTTTCAAGATGCAATGCCTTTTGAAGAAATTGTTGAAGCTGCCGATTTATTACTTTCAGAAAACGGAGTTTTAGCTGTAATTCTTCCTTTCAAAGAAGAAGAAAAATTTATTGCCTTAGCTAAAGAAGCAGAATTATATCCTTTCAAAATTACCCGAGTAAAAGGAACTCCAAAATCAGAAATAAAACGTAGTTTATTGGCTTTTAGCCGAAATGAAGCTTCGGAAATTGAAATCAACGAACTTGTTATCGAAATAGACAGACACGTTTATACACCCGAATACATTGAACTTACTAAAGATTTTTACTTGAAGATGTAA